In Camelina sativa cultivar DH55 chromosome 17, Cs, whole genome shotgun sequence, the genomic stretch TTGCagctattatttttattttgtctttatGTTTATTGTGATTACATTGATACGTTTTCTCCTGTTGCTAAGCTTACTAGTGTTAAACTTATTTTGGGTTTAGCAGCTATACATAGATGGACCCTAACACAGATGGATGTGACTAATGCTTTCCTTCATGGAAGCTTAGACGAGGAGATCTACATGAGTTTTCCTCAAGGCTATACTTTTCCGGGTGGTACACAACTTCCTCCTAATGCAGTTTGTCGGCTCCATAAATCTCTCTATGGTTTAAAGCAGGCTTCTCGCCAATGGTACCACTGTTTTTCTGGAGTAATCCTCAGAGCCAGTTTCACTCAGTGTCCTGGTGACAACACTCTGTTTGTCAAACAACGAGGAACACGGTTTATTGCTCTCTTGATATACGTTGATGACATCATGATAGCTTCTAACAATGACAATGATTTACAGGAGGTTAAGACTATCTTGCATGCTGCTTTCAAGATTAAAGATATGGGAGCTCCTAAGTTTTTCTTGGGATTAGAAATTGCTCGTAATAGCAGTGGTATCTCTGTTtgtcaaagaaaatatgctCTCGATATCTTGGCTTCAACAGGGTTGTTGGCTTGCAAACCTTGCAGTGTTCCTATGAATCCCAGTGTACATTTTACAAAGGACATGGGTACTCCCCTTGACTCTGCTCGTGCTACATCTTACAGAGAGCTCATTGGGGGACTGCTTTATCTCACCATCACTCGGCCAGACATCACATTTGCTGTCAACAACTTAAGTCAGTTTCTCTCTTGTCCTGCGGATGTGCATCTCCAAGCAGCATACCAGATTTGCCACTATCTCAAAGGTAACCCTGGTCAAGGACTTTATTATGCTGCTAACTCGGAACCTTGCCTTAATGTTTTTTCTAATGCGGATTGGGGTAATAGTCCTGAAACTAGAAGGTCTATCTCTGGCTTTTGTGTTTATCTGGGAAAAAGCTTGATTAGTTGGAAGTCTAAGAAACAGCAGGTTACTAGTCATAGCAGTACAGAGTCCGAATATCGCAGCATGGCTCTTGCCACTTGTGAACTTTTGTGGTTGAATCAGTTGCTCAAAGATTTGAGGGTTACTGTCACTTCACCTACGAAGTTGTTTTGTGATAACAAGTCGGCTATTGACATCACCACCAACCCCGTGTTTCATGAGAGGACGAAACACATCGAAATTGACTGTCATACCGTTAGAGATCAGATGAAGAACGGGTTCTTGAAGCTCTTTCACGTTTCCAGTGCAAATCAACATGCTGACATCTTGATGAAAGCTCTCCAGCCGGGTCCTTTCTACTCTCTTCTTGGACGCATGTCTATATCAAGTCTCTTTCATCC encodes the following:
- the LOC109129936 gene encoding uncharacterized protein LOC109129936; the encoded protein is MDVTNAFLHGSLDEEIYMSFPQGYTFPGGTQLPPNAVCRLHKSLYGLKQASRQWYHCFSGVILRASFTQCPGDNTLFVKQRGTRFIALLIYVDDIMIASNNDNDLQEVKTILHAAFKIKDMGAPKFFLGLEIARNSSGISVCQRKYALDILASTGLLACKPCSVPMNPSVHFTKDMGTPLDSARATSYRELIGGLLYLTITRPDITFAVNNLSQFLSCPADVHLQAAYQICHYLKGNPGQGLYYAANSEPCLNVFSNADWGNSPETRRSISGFCVYLGKSLISWKSKKQQVTSHSSTESEYRSMALATCELLWLNQLLKDLRVTVTSPTKLFCDNKSAIDITTNPVFHERTKHIEIDCHTVRDQMKNGFLKLFHVSSANQHADILMKALQPGPFYSLLGRMSISSLFHPSHSLVV